From the Pseudoalteromonas ulvae UL12 genome, the window CGATAATATCAGTGCACAAGACTACCCAAATATATTGGTCACTACCGGATTTCATGACTCACAAGTGCAATACTGGGAGCCAATGAAATGGGTGGCGAAAATGCGCGAGATGAAAACAGATTCTAACTTGTTAGTGTTTAAAACTGATATGGATGCAGGGCACGGTGGTGCTTCGGGGCGTTTTAAAAGCTTGCGTGAACGAGCACTCGAAATGGCCTTTTTTATCAGCTTGCTTAAATAAAAGTAGTGATTAAATAACATAGAATGCAACTTACTTATGTGCGCTGAAACATTTTGAATGTTGTAACTATAAGTGTTTTTCAGAGGAGCTTATTCCTGATATAAGCATGTATTTATCTAGATGTAAAAGTGTCTATTAGGTACAATAGCGTTTTGTATTTATTAAGATAAAATTTTCAACGAATAATACAGTGCGATTCAAACTCAAATTTGAAGCGACAGGAAATAAGCAATAATAAAAAGGGAAATGAATGAAAGCATTTAAAACAGCATTATCAGTAGCGGCTGTAGTAACTTTAGCTGGTTGTGCTGCTAAGCAAGATGTATCTAGATTTGAAGTGGAAGTACCAAAAACAGTATGTATTGCAGAGCATAGAGACGTAAAGGAAGGAGTCATTACAGCTCTTGAAGAGGCTTTCTCTAAACACAATGTTCAAACCAAAGTGATAACTGCGAACTATGTACTAAAGCATCAGGCGTATCAAACCGATTTAAACCCAATTGATACAGAGAGTTGTAATGCAGTAGCCTTTTATGTGGCGAATTGGCATTGGGATTTAGCATTATACATGTCTTATGCAAACATTTGGGTGACTGATGTCAATCAGGAAAAGACGATTGCTCAGGCTAGTTACCGTACTGGCGGTGGTTTAGATAAATTTATTGATGCCAAGTCTAAAATTATTGAGTTAGTTGATTCAATGTTCCAACAGGTTGAAGCTCAACAATTAGAAAAAAAGACCAAGCAAGCGATTTAGTGTTTGA encodes:
- a CDS encoding Sbal_3080 family lipoprotein, yielding MKAFKTALSVAAVVTLAGCAAKQDVSRFEVEVPKTVCIAEHRDVKEGVITALEEAFSKHNVQTKVITANYVLKHQAYQTDLNPIDTESCNAVAFYVANWHWDLALYMSYANIWVTDVNQEKTIAQASYRTGGGLDKFIDAKSKIIELVDSMFQQVEAQQLEKKTKQAI